A region of the Ctenopharyngodon idella isolate HZGC_01 chromosome 2, HZGC01, whole genome shotgun sequence genome:
TTTCATCCTGAGATAATTCAGATGATTTTCAGCTGTTTTTACTCCAGCTTTATCCTGTATGAACAATGAGTTTAACTCTACAGGTGTAAAACTGATTGAGCATTCTCATCTCATGTTTTGCTAAATGCTGCAGTTAGCTAGAAACTGTTCTCTAGGTTAGTCTGCCACCATGTGGTGATAATGTGACACTGCACTCCTCAATATAAGATACTGATATGATGAAGGCCTCTTTTCCATCACACCAGTTTCAGATCATCCAGCAaaactttacatattttttttttttaaagtatatatgcATGATGAAAACACTATACACATAGAAAAATatacacattattttaattggTTATTGTAATAAAGTAATGggtctacatttatttatatttacaaatatatttactgaattaatttattaataaacaataaagcaaattattttaaattacacacTCAGTAGAAACACAACTGGTCAAAATTGAcacatcactgtaaaaaattattttcatgatttgttatcacgttttttcttttgtcaaatcaacttcagtaattaatgtggttcagataacataatattttgagtttctgttgatttaaACCAACcgtcttcattgtattaacttattttaagccaacttactttttaaagttaaaccaacaattctttttttacagtgtacagctAAAAGACCAGTCGACTAGGACTAAACAATATCTGTAGTGCTTCAACTCACAACCCTGAGTACAAACTTACTGTAAAATGTGTGCATGTATATACAAATTGTCCTGTTTTATCCAGATTTATTCTTGGACTTATTCATCTGATATTCTCTAAGTCGTTTCTTGCTTTTCTTGCTTAGTATTTTTATCTTTAACTTTGATGGTTTTGTCCTCTTTGGAGTACTTGTGGTGGTCGCTGTAGATGTTGTCTCTGTGTTGGTTGTTCTTGAAGATGTGGTCTGATGTATAACTGTGCCTTTTCCAGGTGTTTCGTGTGTTGTTTTAATTGGTGGTGCAGCTGGTCCACCTGTCCCACATGTTATCGCAGTACTGGAAGAAGATTCTGGCTTTTCTGTGGACACTGAAAGTTGTTGGGTGGTTGTTGTGCTGGTCTCAGTCTTCGGTAGAGTCGTTTCGATTGTCGTCACTTTTGGTGGTTCAGTTGTACTCGTGCTGATCTCAGTCTCCGGTCCAGATGTTTCGATTATCGTCACTTTTGGTGGTTCAGTTGTACTCGTGCTGATTTCAGTCTTCGGTCCAGATGTTTCGATTATCGTCACTTTTGGTGGTTCAGTTGTACTCGTGCTGATCTCAGTCTCTGTTtttggtgttttgtttgttgtagTTGTAGTTGGGATCATGTTTGTTGTACTTGTAAAGCACTTAGGTTTTATAGAAGTTTTTGCTGTCGTTCTTCCATCCACTATCTTCATTATTTTCTTAGGCCAGTCGCTATCTGGATCTgaacaaataattttatttttcctggTGTGGAATCTGTgcatggggaaaaaataattgaCATTTTAGATTTCATCATTTAATAATCCacccaaaataataaataaataaagaaaagtttggtaacactttagtatagggaacacatataaactattaactatgacgtttctttcaaaaaactcctaattactgcttattaatagtaagttagttgttaagtttaggtattgggtaggattaagaatgtagaataaagtcatgcagaataaggcattaatatgtgctttaatatgtgctttattatgtgctttaagtactaataaatagccaatatactagtaatatgcatgctaataagcaactagttaaaagaccctaaaataaagtgtttccaaAAGTTCAAATCATGATAGATTATAATAACTTTGAACTTGCCTTACAGCTCTGATAGCACATACTCCTGTTGACTCTTGTATGGTATAATCCACAATGTTTTCAGCTGGTATTCTGGTGTTTGACACAGTAAGACAGCAGTCTGCTTCACGACCTTCACCTGCTGGAGAAGCACATCATTATCTTCATGTAAATAATCATTACTTTCAGAGTGTAATATGTATGTACACTCTCTCATAAAGATACGATATCAGCTCAACTTCTACATTCAGTCGAGTGAAAGTTACTGAGGTCAAACCACAGTATTTAACCAAAGAGctcagaaattaaaataatcaaatctcACCTGTTACCATAACACTCATCCATCCTATAGAGAAAAGAACGGCAGAAAACAGAGAGAACTTCATCTTGTCCTGTTGCTCGCTTCTAACTGTGAAACGTTCTTCTGGGCTGAAGGGTCTATGTTGAGGGAGGTCTTTCAGACCACAGAGCTCACCACCCTCTGCGATCACTTTTTTCTTCGTCACCTAGGCCCACAGACACCTCAGACGGGGACAGGAAAATATGACTGATGACTGGAAGACCAAaagtgagaaagaaaaagagttgCACTCAACCACATACAGGAAAATAAGGGGTTACAGAATTCACAATGAGCATTCAGAGTGACTGAATTCAGTTCATCGTGGCCTACACTTTTGGTCAGAGTGACGATTCGGTTAAATTCATGTTCTATATAGGCTTATCTACATAACTGTACATATGTAGCCTCTGTCCCtggttttaaaattaaaatgtattttttgtattttttttaacttaaacttgtgtatttaaataaataaatagactcttaaaaaaaagtgaGGTAGCATGGtaaaatacactctaaaaagtagtttcaacccaaatttaggtcaaatatggacaaacccaaatgttgggttaaaaatgtaccctggctgggtttgtccatatttaacccaaatttgggttgaaacaactcAGCATTATTTAAGGTATAATTATATTGTCATGattatgttttgttctggtTTGGTCCTGTCATGTTAAGCTGACCTAGTTTCTATGTATGTGCCAGTTTTTTCCCTTGCTTAATGATTCCATTCACCTGTTGTCCTATTAATTAACTCATTAGCTCCTCGTGTAtttaagggtgtactcacactaggcgctctgaaccgtgcccgagcGCATTTGACAAGTGTGATTGCTCCGTTCCATGCCCTGGTGCGGTTCGTTTAGCCGGCCAtggcccgcttggaagaggtgggccacagcgcggttcgcatgcagtgtgagcgctaaccgTGCCTGAGCAAGGAAACAGTTACTACTTTTGTGTCtactactgtcatcattatgaacggcaaacatctttattactgctttgatagtacacttatcaattcatgtaattaattttgggTTTATAACGGGCCTGATTCCCACCTTACTGATGAACAGGAAttagtttgcgagtaaagctgcaaattcctccattaacgtcAGCTGCCTTCGTAATAATCTGATACGTGCTATTGAAAATCGGTGCAaggcataaattataaatagcctatatattaggcagtatcttagtgcatttcttcatgttttcttccattcaaaaagttgcatcgtatatgACGTAAGCGTGCTGGAGCATTAAGTGCAGTGTGAGTGCAGCGGGGGAGTGGGGACAATCACGCTCGCGCTCagttcaaggcaaccgtgcctagtgtgagtacaccctaagtccTGTGTTCATTCAGTTCATTCTGTTCGGGtttgttattttagttgttTGCTCCCTTGTGTTGAACTTTTGGATTAATGACGGTTTGAAGTATTCGTCTTTGTGTGCTTACTTGTGCAACCAAGCGTGACatatcaggcataacattatgagcaccttcctaatattgtgtttgtccttcttttgctgccaaaacagccctgacccactaaggcatggactccactagacccctgaaggtgtgctgtggtatctgacaccaagatgttgtCCTGTAAGTtatgaggtggagcctccatggatcggacttgtttgttcagcacatcccacagatgctcgattggattgagatctggggaatttggaggcgaagtcaacacctcaaactcgttgttgtgctcctcaaaccattcctgaaccatttttgctttgtggcaggagcattatcctgctgaaagcggccacagccaccagggaataccgcttccatgaaagggtgtacatggtctgcagcaatgcttaggtaggtggtacgtgtcaaagtaacatccacatggatggcaggacccaaggttttccagcagaacattgcccaaagcatcacactgcctccgccggctcgCCTTcgtcccatagtgcatcctggtgccatgtgttccccaggtaagagacgcACATGCATCCACAtgaaagaaaacgtgattcatcagaccaggccaccttcttccattggctctttcggcggtggacaggggtcagcatgggcaccctgactggtctactgtctatgcagctccatacgcaacaaactgatgcactgtgtattctgacacctttctatcagaaccagcattaacttcttgagcgatttgagctacagtagctcgtctgttggatcggaccacacgggccagccttcgctccccacatgcatcagtgagccttgtccgcccatgaccctattgccggttcaccactgttccttccttggagcacttttgatagatactgaccactgcagaccgggaacaccccacaagagctgcagttttggagatgctctgacccagtcgtctagccatcacaatttggcccttgtcaaactcgctcaaatccttacgcttgcccatttttcctgcttctaacacataaactctgaggacaaaatgttcactcgctgcctaatatatcccacccactaacagtgctcataatgttatgcctgatcggtgtatatacagtatataggtACTGATTCTAAATGATTACAATCATCTACACTAAGTATAgacaagtaacacattgaattaaatgtgttttttttttttttgtgtgtgtgtgttaaaaaatGTGGTTAAAAAAGAATCAAAATGTGTTCAAAAAGATTATGCTAATTTTTATTTGGGGTCCATAGAAATTCCTTTGAGAATATCATGGTGTTTCCATGCATGGCATGTGTCCAAGAAACATGGTATTTCCGTGTTACCATGTCTAAACTGTGGTAGTACAATGGAACTTTTTCTGTATGTAGAGCAAGACCTCACTACCTTCACAAACTATTGAATTGGCTTGACTCGTGTTACATgatgtgtttacattaataaatatatgtcATATGCAACAGGTAAGGTAGACAGAAAAATGCTTTGAAGCTGAATTGAACAGCAACTTTGCACTTTGTGAACAATATGCATAAAATGTGGGCATGTTTAACGCGTGTGGAAACTACATAGGCCTTTTAAGGGGCTGTGATCATGAAACCACAAACGTTTATACAGCCTTAATGGGATCTTCCACATCTCACTAAGACCTTAAAACAAAACCAGCTCCCACCCAGCACTCACCTACACTCAAACTGAGACACGTGCAGATGTTTCGAGACGCCTTTTGTCTCTTTACAGCGTTTAGAGTGAACATACATATAGTTTAATGCGATTATACACTGCTTAGCATTTTATAAGGttaacatttatgcatttgtttaCTTTTGCCCCGGTCCTTTCTGATGTTATATACAAGTAAATATGTAGACCTAAATGAATAACCACATGcatttcacttcctgtttcgAAATCACACAGTGTGTGATGTCCTCTGAGCTATTTGTAGAGAGTTCTGGTGTAGATGAGAGATGAAAGACCACAGCTTCACACTCTGTTCGGTGAAAGGAAGTAGTGACAGCAATGCTGCACCTTATTATGCATTAAATACTAAGCCAAAGAGCAGCAAGAGGCTATGTACACACGTCTGAATTTTCAGTATTCACTGACCAGAATTACATCATTTTGACCTGAGTCACTGGAAAAGATGAGAACTGTATTATAATAATAGCTATGGTCAGAATGTGCGGTAATACTTCGTGTTCATGGCACTGAGCGGCACTCTGGGTTATCAGCAGTAGTGGAAAAACTACTTCATTTCTGATAAAAGAGCACtaatatattaaagggatagttcacctaaaaatgaaaattccatcATCAATGATttgccctcatgtcattccaaacctgtctTCTTttttctatggaacacaaaagaagatattttgaaaaatgtttttgtccatacagtgaatgtcagtggggtccaatggTGTTATCAACATATCAAAGATCTTCTTTGGAGTGAACAATCCCCTCGagtaaaaaagtaagtaaatttAGTAAAAGTAAACTCTCAGTCACCCTTTTAAAAGTTAGCCTACCTTATTCACCTagtttgtaccttatttacccctaaTCGATTTTagttccttaaagggatagttcacccaaaaatgaaattttcgTCATTAAGTATTcgccctcatgtccttccaaacatgtaagacttttgttcatcttcagaacacaaatgaagatctttttgatgaattttgatgaatttctgtccctccatagacagctatacAACGGAcaatttgacgcttcaaaaagtttataaagacatcataaaactaatccatacgtttgagcttctgcaagaaccaatgaggttcattctcgtgttacgcagcatgtttgagcttccgtaacaaccaatgaggttcattctcgtgttacgcagcacttttgagcttcatcaagaaccaatgaggttcattctcatgttacgcagcacatttgagcttccgtaacaaccaatgaggttcattctcgtgttacgcagcacgtttgagcttcagcaagaaccaatgaggttcattctcatgttacgcagcacgtttgagcttcagcaagaaccaatgaggttcattctcgtgttacgcagcacgtttgagcttcagcaagaaccaatgaggttcattctcatgttacgcagcacgtttgagcttcagcaagaaccaatgaggttcgttctcgtgttacgcagcatgtttgagcttccgtaacaaccaatgaggttcattctcatgttacgcagcacgtttgagcttcagcaagaaccaatgaggttcgttctcgtgttacgcagcacatttgagcttccgtaacaaccaatgaggttcattctcgtgttacgcagcacatttgagcttccgtaacaaccaatgaggttcattctcgtgttacgcagcacgtttgagcttcagcgagaaccaatgaggttcattctcgtgttacgcagcacgtttgagcttcacaagaaccaatgaggttcattctcatgttacacagatgaatgaaagtcttatgggtttggaacaacatgagggtgagtaattaatgacagaattttcatttttgggtgaactaacccttcttTAGGTACGTTAGTACCAAATTTGGTACGTTTTGCAAAGGTACCATCcaagtgacagcttttgtaaaATTTTTCTGAGAgtacttttaaaaaagttacaTGCATAAATACTACATAGTAGAATAAAAACATCATCTTACTCAGAAAACAAGCTTTAGTTAATGTTACTGAACTTATCTCAAACTTATTTGGTTGGAGACCACAGAACACAAGGGGGTGCTAAAGGGGCTAAAGGGGCTTGTgcacaataaaaacagaaaaaataagaacagtacaaaataataaataataataatgtgtgtAATAATAATGACCGTGTCTTTTTAGGGAAATTTGTCTTTGTCAATGTTGTCCTTGGCATGCTGGCTGGCTGTATGGCActattttctgtaaatatttctattcttgggtcaaaaaacaaacttaatACACAGCATAAATAGCAAGTAAATACaggtaatattttaattatttactttaGTGCAATGACCAGTAAAAGAAAGTTATTTCATTTAACAAACAACATGCTGTCTTcataattttacataatatttttcatGCACAGTAGGCTTATAAACGGGACTGTAAGGGTTCTTCTCTTATTTAGGAAGGGGGTCCGTTTCATGGGGTCTGTGAGAAAAATGAAACATGTTCAGCCGACTCTGGGACAGAAAGACGAATAGACTGAACCGAGAGATGCGCTAAGAGTGACAGCAGTATTGACAGTGAGGATAATAAACTATTAGGCTATtagctcctctttgaaaatgttttaaacatttttagggCTATTAGACTATACAATGAATCATAGGCCTGtaattattaacagtctataatatttcataacaaTGCAGTCATCAATGtaaattaagagcagctttacTTCAAGCACTGACTTATGTACAtgccacaagagaaataatggaataaattaagacagatATATACCGTTATGTCGTCGTCTCTGAGAGAATATGCTCCGTCAATGCAGCATCAGATACAGCTCCATCACTTTCTGCTTTCACTTTCTGTAatgaatactgaccgaggttaagACTTTTTCACCATCATAACTCTTGCGCAGAGTctgcacgttgcttcttgtgtgatatccattggctcgCCTTCTtggtttaaaatggaaagatTTCCAATATTGGATGTTATAAAAACATCTAATTCACTGGCATTCTGTATAATATTTGACCATTTATTGTGTTGCCAATAGCACCATgcatacaaaaatgtaatacGAACAAGATTACATGTTGCTAATGTATTTTAGATtaagtaaatcaagaaaacaataTACAAAATACAAGGAATCACACAAAACGTGAATATAAAAGATTTTACAAGGCAAAACAACTGGAGAGAAATGTTGATTTTTCACTATATCACCTTATACATTTGTTAGATTTAAAAGTATTTCAGTCATTCTAGTAATATCAGTATACTGGCATAAAAAGCCATAAAGAAGTTTTAAGGCTGTTGgatataaaagtaaaaacttGAGTATTTAGATTGCTAATTAATTCTTTATTCAAAAGCCACACTGTTTATTGAATCTTAATCCAACCGCTATCTGGATTTGactaattattttaatacttgGTATTCCTGTTATTGCTTTGGTACTTGTGGAGCATTTTCTTGCTGTGAGatctgtaaatgtaaaaaaaaaaacaaaaaaaaaacaagacttgTTAGCTGTCatggtttaataattattgcTGAATCTGTGCATCACCACCAAAATAACACTGAACTTGTCTTAAAGCTCTGATGCGATAATCCAAAATGTCTTTAAACCTTGTAATGCATTCAAAAATGATACACCTTTTTCATTCCTGGGTCCGTTTATTAATGGTCATAACGTAATATTTTTCAACTAAAACCATATTGGATCTGATCAGTAACTTCTCATTGATAAGTCAATGcacaacatttttaaagttttgaatGTTACCGTGTTATTACCATAATATCaccacactctaaaaatgctgggttaaaaacaaaagttgggttgaaaatggacaaacccagtgaatgggttgtttaaaaatgactgtactgctcacttaaaatgaacccaaagtatgctgcaaatgaacatttattaatatgtttaatgaataataattaaacaataaacatttattaaatttcttattaataaatgttcaccttttgattattattgttgcctctagtaattatgtctgattttgggttcattttaagccagacatatagtaattttcACTACCCAGCAAGACATTGGGCagacatttaacccaactgctggggttaaaacaacccaatcactgggtttgtccattttcaacccaacttgggttgtttttaacccagcattttttagagtgtacatttactccctttaaaaaaataaccaatacttttaaaattttacaaGAAGTACATCAAAAACGAGTGTAATGCAAGAAAAAATATATCTCAATATTTGAGAAATTTAGTGGAATATATCATTAGATGAAATTATAAGTACGTATAAAATGAGAAATACCAGTATGAAATCCACTGACTTTAATGGATGaaatgttttcaaactaaatatattcattttacgTTCAGTAATTTCAGACAaatctaaacaacaacaacataatttCATGTGTAAAGCCACAGTTATATCTTCTTTCTAAAATAAATGATGTctattttgaaagttttaacCCATTtccaaagtttcatttttgtattattattattattattattttttttttttttaattaaattttttatgtaCCTCTTCCGGGTCAAAAGGGGTCTAAATGCAACAGGAGGGTTAACTGGGATTGTGGTGCTTATCGTGGTAGAACAGCAGCTTTCTGGATGTCCATATCCTGTTagagaaaaatatatatgtttttgtatacaattttcattttttgcctTCACTTAATTTTTCTTCCTGTTAAGCAGCAGTCTTTTGTTGTAGAGGTAAAGCATCACATCACAAAAACATTGTTGTATGTGTCAAAATAGGCCTACACATTCTCTATGTCAAAGACCTgaaatcaaaaacatttttacttacTAGTCCAGGTAGTTTGAgtgtttgttcctgttctcttACCCTCAGTGCCGTTCCTTTGTATTGCAGTTGTAGTTGTGATCAAGTTT
Encoded here:
- the LOC127524644 gene encoding integumentary mucin C.1-like isoform X2 — encoded protein: MKFTLFTATLLVWMCVGESVNLQSCCLTVTNTRVPAENIVNYEIQEPTGICAIRAVRFHTRKGLNICSDPDDSWAKRAMESVDRRMTGRRTISEGQDRPPTCCLKVTNTRIPAENIVSYDIQESTGVCAPRAVRFHTRKNKIICSDPDSDWPKKIMKIVDGRTTAKTSIKPKCFTSTTNMIPTTTTTNKTPKTETEISTSTTEPPKVTIIETSGPKTEISTSTTEPPKVTIIETSGPETEISTSTTEPPKVTTIETTLPKTETSTTTTQQLSVSTEKPESSSSTAITCGTGGPAAPPIKTTHETPGKGTVIHQTTSSRTTNTETTSTATTTSTPKRTKPSKLKIKILSKKSKKRLREYQMNKSKNKSG
- the LOC127524644 gene encoding integumentary mucin C.1-like isoform X1, which codes for MKFTLFTATLLVWMCVGESGDRYPLCCLKVTNTRIPVENIVNYEIQEPTGICAIRAVRFHTRKGLNICSDPDDSWAKRAMESVDRRMTGRRTISEGQDRPPTCCLKVTNTRIPAENIVSYDIQESTGVCAPRAVRFHTRKNKIICSDPDSDWPKKIMKIVDGRTTAKTSIKPKCFTSTTNMIPTTTTTNKTPKTETEISTSTTEPPKVTIIETSGPKTEISTSTTEPPKVTIIETSGPETEISTSTTEPPKVTTIETTLPKTETSTTTTQQLSVSTEKPESSSSTAITCGTGGPAAPPIKTTHETPGKGTVIHQTTSSRTTNTETTSTATTTSTPKRTKPSKLKIKILSKKSKKRLREYQMNKSKNKSG
- the LOC127524644 gene encoding uncharacterized protein LOC127524644 isoform X7, translated to MKFTLFTATLLVWMCVGESVNLQSCCLTVTNTRVPAENIVNYEIQEPTGICAIRAVRFHTRKGLNICSDPDDSWAKRAMESVDRRMTGQDRPPTCCLKVTNTRIPAENIVSYDIQESTGVCAPRAVRFHTRKNKIICSDPDSDWPKKIMKIVDGRTTAKTSIKPKCFTSTTNMIPTTTTTNKTPKTETEISTSTTEPPKVTIIETSGPKTEISTSTTEPPKVTIIETSGPETEISTSTTEPPKVTTIETTLPKTETSTTTTQQLSVSTEKPESSSSTAITCGTGGPAAPPIKTTHETPGKGTVIHQTTSSRTTNTETTSTATTTSTPKRTKPSKLKIKILSKKSKKRLREYQMNKSKNKSG
- the LOC127524644 gene encoding uncharacterized protein LOC127524644 isoform X4, encoding MKFTLFTATLLVWMCVGESGDRYPLCCLKVTNTRIPVENIVNYEIQEPTGICAIRAVRFHTRKGLNICSDPDDSWAKRAMESVDRRMTGQDRPPTCCLKVTNTRIPAENIVSYDIQESTGVCAPRAVRFHTRKNKIICSDPDSDWPKKIMKIVDGRTTAKTSIKPKCFTSTTNMIPTTTTTNKTPKTETEISTSTTEPPKVTIIETSGPKTEISTSTTEPPKVTIIETSGPETEISTSTTEPPKVTTIETTLPKTETSTTTTQQLSVSTEKPESSSSTAITCGTGGPAAPPIKTTHETPGKGTVIHQTTSSRTTNTETTSTATTTSTPKRTKPSKLKIKILSKKSKKRLREYQMNKSKNKSG
- the LOC127524644 gene encoding mucin-5AC-like isoform X6; this encodes MKFTLFTATLLVWMCVGESGDRYPLCCLKVTNTRIPVENIVNYEIQEPTGICAIRAVRFHTRKGLFCSDPDDSWAKRAMESVDRRMTGQDRPPTCCLKVTNTRIPAENIVSYDIQESTGVCAPRAVRFHTRKNKIICSDPDSDWPKKIMKIVDGRTTAKTSIKPKCFTSTTNMIPTTTTTNKTPKTETEISTSTTEPPKVTIIETSGPKTEISTSTTEPPKVTIIETSGPETEISTSTTEPPKVTTIETTLPKTETSTTTTQQLSVSTEKPESSSSTAITCGTGGPAAPPIKTTHETPGKGTVIHQTTSSRTTNTETTSTATTTSTPKRTKPSKLKIKILSKKSKKRLREYQMNKSKNKSG